A genomic region of Panulirus ornatus isolate Po-2019 chromosome 24, ASM3632096v1, whole genome shotgun sequence contains the following coding sequences:
- the Polr1D gene encoding DNA-directed RNA polymerases I and III subunit RPAC2 encodes MPVGADGFRVPNVIEHEKQNKLEWLKGPGQDEFCRTFVINEEDHTLGNALKHVIMQNPAIEFCGYTVPHPMERKIHVRVQTNGIPAIQVLHQALKDLKEQNETVKKLIQDEVKRYQETHQQSELEEMESQ; translated from the exons ATGCCAGTGGGAGCTGATGGATTCCGCGTTCCAAACGttattgagcatgaaaaacagAACAAATTAGAATGG TTAAAAGGGCCTGGACAAGATGAATTTTGTCGCACCTTTGTAATTAATGAGGAAGACCATACATTAGGTAATGCCCTTAAACATGTCATCATGCAAAA CCCTGCCATAGAATTTTGTGGCTACACAGTTCCACATCCAATGGAACGAAAAATTCATGTTCGTGTCCAAACAAATGGAATTCCAGCTATTCAGGTTCTACATCAAGCTCTGAAAGATCTCAAAGAACAAAATGAAACTGTCAAAAAATTGATTCAG GATGAAGTAAAAAGATACCAAGAGACACATCAGCAGTCTGAATTAGAGGAGATGGAATCACAGTAA